The Aspergillus luchuensis IFO 4308 DNA, chromosome 6, nearly complete sequence genome segment AATCATCTGAAGAGATGTGCTCTTCTGGAGGTAGTGTAGGCAGTTCATTGGAGGTATGCCCGGATACATAACGATTTGGTAGGTTGTGTGGCAACAAGTCCATCATATCGGGATCATTTTCAAAAGGGATTCTGGGTTGCCTGGACGACAGAACAAGGGAAGGATTGACATTGGTGGTGTCATTGGCCAAATCCAGAGATTTGGAGGGTGCATTGCCTGCCTGGGCCGCAGAAGGACGACGGTATTTGAGTGTCACGATCTTACTCTGTGGTCCTTCTGCGTCATTAGGGTATTCGAGGAATTTTGCACCACGAACCAAAAGCTCATCGGAACTGGCTACACTGCTGCGCTtatcttcgtcatcgcttTCACTCTTCTCAGACCCTGAAGAGCTCTCCTCAACCTTGACCGCcgactttcttctttttcgcaGCCTTCGTGATCTTGGAGGCCTTCCTTGGACCCATTCTTCGTCCGAGGATGTATTCTGGTGTCGAGGTTTACCACGGGACCCAAAGCCATTGTTCTTACTGGAGCTGCCCTTCGGCTTTGGTTCCTCGTCTGCGACGCTCTTTATGGGCGTTTCTTCAGCAGACTTGGGTATAGCAGTAGCACCACGtcgaaggggaggagggacagCCTTATCTGCAGAGACTCGACGACTGCGAAGCTTTGCAAGGTGCTGTACGATTGCGCCCTCCGTCACATTATGACCCATGGTATTAGCGACATCGGCCCAAGGAATCTTGATTGACTTTGTATTGCAAACGGACTGGACAGTCAATAGAAGGAGTTCGTTCAGATTTTCTATACTTCTTAGCTTCGGTTGAACAAATGCCCCACAAGATAGGTTTatcgaagaagagatagGAAACATACCGTCCCAGCGGACCAAAGTCCGTTTCTTCGGCCTGTTCGAAGCCTTTCTCGGTGTTGCCATTATGCCATGCAAGAAAGAGTCTCTACCCGTTTGTGAAGTGAATCTCGGATCAAATGATCCTAGTTAGTTTTATTTTGGATCTTGAGAGTGGACTGATAGTCCTTAACGCGTGGCCTGTCCACAGGATTCAGGTGAGTTTGGGTGAAGTGAGATAAGGATAAAGTGAAGATTCTCATTCTACTTACTTTGATTTGGATGGACAGATAGTAGGTCGTGAATATGTCTACTGCGGGCGAGAGGGGAAACTAAggtgagaggaaagagacGCGTAGTTGTAAACACTGAGCAGTGAAGTTCAGTGAATACTCTTCAAAACATGTGAGCCAATGAGGGCGCTTTAGTGTCGGTGCTGATGTTGAGTGAGGGCTCCAAATTGTGATAGTGATCGAAGGGATAGACTATATTGTGCTGCCTGTATAGAACGCCCATGTGCTTGATTGCCTAAACTGTCCTGGAGGATATCATTCACCGCGACCTATTCTAGCATAATCTTCCCAAAACGGAAAAGACATACTATTGTATTGCTCAAAGGACTAGCAGCTCTATTATACTTTACAGAAGAAGGATAAACCTCCCATCCAAGCTAAACAATCTTTTAAGCAAATACTGTACTAAATGCAGCTTTGGGTATGCTCCAGAGATGTGCATTCTACATGCATTCATGCTCCTGCCATACAACGCACTGTTGTCAGGTTATGGACATGCTCTATGATCATCAAGCTGCTTGCATCGGCTTTGTGATCTAAAAGGTCACCTCTAATGGGACAATTCCATTTACTTACAAATATCTAAAGAAAACAGATATCAGAATGGCATTATATGCTGATGCTCACTAGTAATGGCTTCGAAAGTAGCAGCGAGAGCAGTAGAACATGGCTGTCGTACTTCTAGTACTGTCTAGTATCATGAGAAGGGTATTTGCGAACCCAAATACCAGCCCCAAACACTACTAAATTCAAACCCCAAACCAGGAACTTTAGCAAGTATCAATCCTTCCCCGTCCACAACACCTCTCCAACCTCAACTCCCACCTCCACCcacgccctcctcaccactcCCTCAGCCTCTTTCCCAAACATCGCCTCCGCAATACCCACCGTCACACATGCAAACTTCTCAAAGCTACAATTCAGCTCAACTCTCGGATCTGTTAACGCTTGATACCAAACCACCGCAGCTCTTTCCCAACTCCGTCCCCCAAAGCCCACAGTACAAAGGTAAAAGGCATGACTCGGAATGCCCGAATTCCAATGCACACCCCCCATTATCCTTCTCCGTATATACAAACCCATTCATATGGCTCGGCTGCCTATCCCTCCCAagaacagcatcatcataCGCCGTCCTCGGCGCCTTCAACGACCTCAGTCCCATctccccaacaccagcaccagcacgtTTCTTTCCCTTCGGCCAAACAcaaacctcccctcccaaccacccaatccgcctcctcaaccccttGTCCCCTCAACCACTGTTCAACAACACAAGCAAACACATCCGAGATACTCTCACTCAGCGCCCCAGACTGTCCCTCGTACACTAACCCGGCCGTATGATCCGTCACTCCATGCATCAGCTCATGCACAGCGACATCCAGGCTTTTCGGGAACCCAGTGATGTATATCCCGTCCCCGTCGCCGAAAATGATTTCCTGCCCGTATCAGAACGCATTGTCTAGGTTTTTGTCGTTGTGGAGACACCCGATAAGACGGAGACCGTCATTGTCGATGGATCGCCGGCCCAGCACGGATGAGAGGAAGCGCAGGAAGATGCCGAAGCTGTTGTACACGTGATTTACGGTGTCGTCTTGGGTGGTCGGGCCGCAGGAAGATTCGGTGCGTATGAGGAGGCCTGGAAGACCGCGCTTGTTGCGGCAGTCGTAGATGTCGCGGGTTTGGGAGTGCGGTGTGAGGGAGATGTttggaaggaggagaggcggATGTGGTGGACTTCGTTGGCGAGAGTGAGGGTGCGGAAGGCGGCGCGTCGGGCCTTGGAGGGGGCGATGAGGGATGTGctgatgtggtggaggatttGAGGTTGGATGAAGGTGCAGGTGTGATGGTCCTGGTGGACATGGCTGGTCGGGATGGCTTGGTGCCGTGAGAATGTGTCAAGCAAGATGGAACTTTTGGGCAGTGATAGTACTAATTGCAATCCGTTATTCCTTGACTGAGTATACTAGAATCAAGAGTAGTATCTACGAAGCgagcaataataatataagccTAGACAATTTTATCAGTTTTACAGATACGTGTCATCCGACAAGGATTCTATATGcacagccatcatggtgATTGCGCGTAGAAAGCTTGTAACACGATAAAGATATCTCGTGTTGACATCGACCATGGAAAAACAGTATAATCAATGCGGCCTGACTAAGATCAGGTTCGAAGGCAGGTCTGGAGCGCCACCATGGATTTGATTAACGCGGCAGTCTTCCGGAATACTGGGCCTCGCCACTGCTACTGTTTCCAGTACATAGATAGCTACGTTGCATTCCAGCCCTGCGTGCAGCAGTTCTAGAATCGATAGCAATAAAGCCAAAATATTCGCATCTGTAGCATTTGATAAGGAATCGCCACTCGACTTTATTTGAGCGACAAATTGCGCTTCGGTCTATCTCATAATCTTTCATATAGCCAAGTAGACTGTTAAATGTGCTATAGAAGTCGTGCCGAAAGCAGCTTGCAGTGAAGATTGTGTAGAGTAGCAACGATATCGAAGTTGCATGCATTGATAAAATGGGAAACGTCCGACCATGCATTTCATGCCACTTTAATTACATATAGCTAAATGCTCTAAAATAAGCATAGTGTTACAGGTTCCTTCCAAAACATCCCGATCATTGGTAGCGCCGTAAATTAAGCCAGGTTGACTTGCTTCCAAAACTGCATGCATCGCAGCTTATTGCACGACATTGTGACGGTTATGCAGCTTTCTCGCTCCGTGGCGAGTGCGTTAACGTAGATAACCTCCGTTTGAGCAGACGGTATTCATCGAAAGAATTGGAATACTCTTCGAGAGCATTACGGGCCTTTCTATCCAGAGGAGTATCGTCCATACCCGGCTGGTTGTCTTCGGTATGATGGCAACACGGAAGGCACAACACGGCGTGCTCTTTGAAGCTGTCTTCAGGCTCGTAATCTCGTTCCGTGTGGTAAGTCCAGCGGGCATCTGCTTCGGTACGATCCGG includes the following:
- a CDS encoding uncharacterized protein (COG:S;~EggNog:ENOG410PYWA) yields the protein MATPRKASNRPKKRTLVRWDENLNELLLLTVQSVCNTKSIKIPWADVANTMGHNVTEGAIVQHLAKLRSRRVSADKAVPPPLRRGATAIPKSAEETPIKSVADEEPKPKGSSSKNNGFGSRGKPRHQNTSSDEEWVQGRPPRSRRLRKRRKSAVKVEESSSGSEKSESDDEDKRSSVASSDELLVRGAKFLEYPNDAEGPQSKIVTLKYRRPSAAQAGNAPSKSLDLANDTTNVNPSLVLSSRQPRIPFENDPDMMDLLPHNLPNRYVSGHTSNELPTLPPEEHISSDDLWNTALAPPFPTGMVYSGSNPTFEAIVNDPLGFSQEDIDRYLTFDSGSYPHMPTSYGRSDPPLNDFDMDEDMN